From the genome of Streptomyces sp. NBC_01260, one region includes:
- a CDS encoding glycosyltransferase family 4 protein — MKIGIVCPYSWDVPGGVQFHIRDLAEHLIRLGHQVSVLAPADDETPLPPYVVSAGRAVPVPYNGSVARLNFGFLSAARVRRWLHDGTFDVIHIHEPTSPSLGLLTCWAAQGPIVATFHTSNPRSRAMIAAYPILQPALEKISARIAVSEYARRTLVEHLGGDAVVIPNGVDVGFFAAAEPRPEWQGGTIGFIGRIDEPRKGLPVLMRALPAILAARPDTRLLVAGRGDEEEAVASLPKEMRERVEFLGMVSDEDKARLLRSVDVYVAPNTGGESFGIILVEAMSAGAPVLASDLDAFAQVLDLGAAGELFANEDADALAAAAVRLLGDPQRRAELRERGSAHVRRFDWSTVGADILAVYETVADGAASVAADERTGLRARFGLTRD; from the coding sequence GTGAAGATCGGCATCGTCTGCCCGTACTCCTGGGACGTACCGGGCGGCGTGCAGTTCCACATCCGCGATCTGGCCGAGCATCTGATCCGGCTCGGCCACCAGGTGTCCGTGCTGGCCCCGGCCGACGACGAGACTCCGCTGCCGCCGTACGTGGTGTCCGCGGGCCGGGCCGTGCCCGTCCCGTACAACGGTTCCGTGGCCCGGCTGAACTTCGGTTTCCTGTCCGCGGCACGGGTGCGGCGCTGGCTGCACGACGGCACGTTCGACGTGATCCACATCCATGAGCCGACCTCGCCGTCGCTGGGGCTGCTGACCTGCTGGGCCGCGCAGGGGCCGATCGTCGCCACGTTCCACACGTCCAATCCGCGCTCCCGGGCGATGATCGCCGCGTATCCGATCCTCCAGCCGGCGCTGGAGAAGATCAGTGCGCGCATCGCGGTCAGCGAGTACGCGCGCCGCACCCTGGTCGAGCATCTGGGCGGCGACGCGGTGGTCATTCCGAACGGTGTCGACGTCGGGTTCTTCGCCGCTGCCGAGCCCAGGCCCGAGTGGCAGGGCGGCACGATCGGTTTCATCGGGCGCATCGACGAGCCCCGCAAGGGTCTGCCCGTCCTGATGCGGGCGCTGCCCGCGATCCTCGCCGCCCGCCCGGACACCAGGCTGCTGGTGGCCGGCCGGGGCGACGAGGAGGAGGCTGTCGCCTCGCTGCCGAAGGAGATGCGCGAGCGGGTCGAGTTCCTCGGCATGGTGAGCGACGAGGACAAGGCGCGGCTGCTGCGCAGTGTCGATGTGTACGTCGCGCCCAACACCGGCGGCGAGAGCTTCGGGATCATCCTGGTCGAGGCCATGTCGGCGGGCGCGCCGGTCCTGGCCAGCGACCTGGACGCCTTCGCGCAGGTCCTGGACCTGGGCGCGGCGGGCGAACTGTTCGCCAACGAGGACGCGGACGCGCTGGCGGCGGCGGCGGTCCGGCTGCTGGGCGACCCGCAGCGGCGCGCGGAGCTGCGGGAGCGCGGCAGCGCGCATGTGCGGCGCTTCGACTGGTCGACGGTGGGGGCGGACATCCTCGCGGTCTACGAGACGGTGGCGGACGGGGCGGCGTCGGTCGCGGCGGACGAACGCACCGGGCTGCGGGCCAGGTTCGGGCTGACGCGGGACTGA
- a CDS encoding phosphatidylinositol mannoside acyltransferase — protein MSRAPGDAKPGPKERISDGLYGLGWAAVKKLPEPAARALFRTIADQVWKRRGKSVLRLESNLARVVPDASPARLAALSKAGMRSYMRYWMESFRLPTWSARRIKDSIDVSDAHRLTEGLDAGRGVILALPHLGNWDLAGAWVTTDLEVPFTTVAERLKPESLYDRFVAYREGLGMEVLAHNGGTAFGTLAQRLRAGGLVCLVADRDLSASGVEVTFFGDTARMPAGPALLAQQTGALLLPVTLHYDDTPVMKARIHPPVEVPGSGDRAQRTSVMTQALADAFALGIAEHPEDWHMLQRLWLADLEPLGDQQ, from the coding sequence GTGAGCCGCGCACCCGGGGACGCGAAGCCCGGTCCCAAGGAACGGATCAGCGACGGGCTGTACGGACTCGGCTGGGCCGCGGTCAAGAAGCTTCCCGAACCGGCCGCGCGGGCGCTCTTTCGCACCATCGCGGACCAGGTGTGGAAGCGGCGCGGCAAGAGCGTGCTGCGGCTGGAGTCGAATCTGGCGCGGGTCGTGCCGGACGCGAGCCCCGCCCGCCTCGCCGCGCTGTCCAAGGCCGGGATGCGCTCGTACATGCGGTACTGGATGGAGTCGTTCCGGCTGCCCACCTGGAGTGCGCGGCGGATCAAGGACTCCATCGACGTGTCGGACGCGCACCGGCTGACCGAGGGGCTCGACGCCGGGCGCGGCGTCATCCTCGCCCTGCCGCACCTGGGGAACTGGGACCTGGCGGGCGCGTGGGTCACCACGGATCTGGAGGTCCCCTTCACCACGGTCGCCGAGCGGCTGAAGCCGGAGTCGCTGTACGACCGGTTCGTGGCCTACCGCGAGGGACTGGGCATGGAGGTCCTGGCGCACAACGGCGGGACCGCGTTCGGCACGCTGGCGCAGCGGCTGCGGGCGGGCGGCCTGGTCTGCCTGGTCGCCGACCGCGACCTGTCGGCCTCCGGCGTCGAGGTGACGTTCTTCGGGGACACGGCCCGGATGCCGGCGGGCCCGGCGCTGCTCGCCCAGCAGACCGGGGCGCTGCTGCTGCCGGTCACGCTCCACTACGACGACACGCCGGTGATGAAGGCGCGGATCCATCCACCCGTCGAGGTTCCCGGCTCAGGTGACCGCGCGCAGCGGACGTCTGTCATGACACAGGCGCTGGCCGACGCCTTCGCCCTGGGAATCGCCGAGCACCCGGAGGACTGGCATATGCTGCAACGGCTGTGGCTCGCCGACCTCGAACCCCTCGGAGACCAGCAGTGA